Proteins co-encoded in one Pelodiscus sinensis isolate JC-2024 chromosome 9, ASM4963464v1, whole genome shotgun sequence genomic window:
- the UCHL5 gene encoding ubiquitin carboxyl-terminal hydrolase isozyme L5 isoform X2: MKGLALSNSEVIRQVHNSFARQQMFEFDAKSSAKEEDAFHFVSYVPVNGRLYELDGLREGPIDLGACNQDDWISAVRPVIEKRIQKYSEGEIRFNLMAIVSDRKMIYEQKITELQQQLSEEEPMDTDQSSNMLSSIQSEVAKYQMLIEEENQKLKRYKIENIRRKHNYLPFIMELLKTLAEHQQLIPLVEKAKEKQNAKKAQEAK; encoded by the exons atGAAAGGTTTGGCACTAAGCAACTCTGAAGTGATTCGGCAAGTTCACAACAGTTTTGCCAG ACAACAAATGTTTGAGTTTGATGCAAAGTCATCAGCAAAAGAAGAAGATGCATTTCACTTCGTAAGCTATGTTCCTGTTAATGGAAGGCTATATGAGCTAGATGGATTAAGAGAAGGACCAATTGATTTAG GTGCCTGTAATCAAGATGATTGGATCAGTGCTGTCAGGCCTGTTATAGAGAAACGAATACAAAA ATACAGTGAAGGGGAGATAAGATTTAACCTTATGGCCATTGTGTCTGACAGAAAAATGATATATGagcagaaaataacagaattacaGCAGCAACTTTCAGAG GAAGAGCCCATGGATACAGACCAGAGTAGTAATATGTTAAGTTCTATTCAGTCAGAAGTTGCAAAATATCAGATGTTAATTGAAGAAGAGAACCAAAAACTAAAAAGATACAAG ATTGAAAATATTAGAAGAAAACATAACTACCTGCCTTTCATCATGGAATTGTTAAAAACTTTAGCAGAACACCAACAGTTAATACCACTGGTAGAAAAG GCAAAGGAGAAACAGAATGCCAAGAAAGCTCAGGAGGCAAAGTGA